In Luteitalea sp. TBR-22, one genomic interval encodes:
- a CDS encoding DUF3037 domain-containing protein, with protein MRDGHAYDYAVIRVVPLVAREEFVNAGVIVSCPTLRFLDTRIALDEARLLALSPGVDLEAVRSHLAAFEAVARGHDDAGPIGELPPRQRFHWLVAPRSTVIQTSPAHTGWCRDPAITIDRLLRQYVG; from the coding sequence GTGCGCGACGGCCACGCGTATGACTACGCGGTGATCCGCGTCGTGCCGCTCGTCGCGCGCGAGGAGTTCGTCAACGCGGGAGTGATCGTCTCGTGCCCGACGCTGCGCTTCCTCGACACGCGCATCGCCCTCGACGAGGCGCGCCTGCTGGCCCTCTCCCCTGGCGTCGACCTCGAGGCCGTGCGGAGTCACCTGGCGGCGTTCGAGGCGGTGGCCCGCGGACACGACGATGCCGGCCCGATCGGCGAGCTGCCGCCGCGGCAGCGCTTCCACTGGCTGGTCGCGCCGCGCAGCACCGTCATCCAGACCTCGCCGGCGCACACCGGCTGGTGCCGCGACCCCGCGATCACCATCGATCGCCTCCTGCGCCAGTACGTGGGCTAG
- a CDS encoding DUF411 domain-containing protein has protein sequence MTQNVVARLASGLVGALALAGVVVTAQQKAPTIVVYKTPTCGCCTKWVEHLQAAGFTVQTQHRDDLTIIRQTHKVPPTATSCHTALVGPYVVEGHVPAADVKRMLAEQPKIKGIAVAGMPVGSPGMEGPAPQKYDTVAFTEAGKITVFAKH, from the coding sequence GTGACGCAGAACGTCGTGGCACGCTTGGCCAGCGGGCTCGTGGGGGCGCTGGCGCTGGCCGGCGTGGTGGTGACGGCGCAGCAGAAGGCGCCGACGATCGTGGTCTACAAGACGCCGACGTGCGGGTGCTGCACCAAGTGGGTCGAGCACCTGCAGGCCGCCGGCTTCACGGTGCAGACGCAGCACCGTGACGACCTGACCATCATCAGGCAGACGCACAAGGTGCCGCCGACGGCGACCTCGTGCCACACCGCGCTCGTCGGACCGTACGTGGTCGAAGGACACGTGCCGGCCGCCGACGTGAAGCGCATGCTCGCCGAGCAGCCGAAGATCAAGGGCATCGCCGTCGCCGGCATGCCGGTCGGCTCGCCGGGCATGGAAGGCCCGGCGCCGCAGAAGTACGACACGGTGGCCTTCACCGAGGCCGGCAAGATCACCGTGTTCGCAAAGCACTAG
- a CDS encoding sugar phosphate isomerase/epimerase: protein MSLSRRALLGAAGTAAAAAALPFTSTAGAQAPASLGKGPGRVKLGVSSYSYWHFRPADQPYPLEKVIEHAAAVGVEGVDLLHRQMPREDNAYLQSLKKHAFVNGIDLIALSIHQGFVFPDAAERQKNIDHTVKCMELAYAMGIPCLRLNTGRWNTTKSFDDLMKNRGIEPVLPGVTEDQGFAWCIESIEKLLPTAEKLGVVLALENHWGLARTADGLMRIVDAVNSPWLGVLADTGNFLDDQYAQFEKIAPKTVFVQAKTYEGGGEWYSLDIDYTRIARILAAQQYRGYVSLEFEGKAPAETAVPKAIAQLRAAFK, encoded by the coding sequence ATGTCCCTCTCACGTCGCGCCCTGCTCGGCGCCGCTGGCACGGCCGCGGCTGCTGCGGCCCTCCCGTTCACGTCCACCGCTGGCGCGCAGGCGCCGGCCAGCCTCGGCAAGGGGCCCGGGCGCGTCAAGCTCGGTGTGTCGTCGTACTCGTACTGGCACTTCCGTCCGGCCGACCAGCCATACCCGCTCGAGAAGGTGATCGAGCACGCCGCCGCGGTGGGCGTCGAGGGCGTCGACCTCCTGCACCGGCAGATGCCGCGCGAGGACAACGCCTACCTGCAGTCGCTGAAGAAGCACGCCTTCGTCAACGGCATCGACCTCATCGCGCTGTCGATCCACCAGGGCTTCGTGTTCCCCGACGCCGCCGAGCGCCAGAAGAACATCGACCACACGGTCAAGTGCATGGAGCTGGCCTACGCGATGGGCATTCCGTGCCTGCGCCTCAACACGGGCCGCTGGAACACCACCAAGTCGTTCGACGACCTGATGAAGAACCGCGGCATCGAGCCGGTGCTGCCGGGCGTGACCGAGGACCAGGGCTTCGCCTGGTGCATCGAGTCGATCGAGAAGCTGCTGCCCACCGCCGAGAAGCTCGGCGTGGTCCTCGCCCTCGAGAACCACTGGGGCCTGGCGCGCACCGCCGACGGCCTGATGCGGATCGTCGACGCGGTGAACTCGCCGTGGCTCGGCGTGCTGGCCGACACGGGCAACTTCCTCGACGACCAGTACGCGCAGTTCGAGAAGATTGCCCCCAAGACGGTCTTCGTGCAGGCCAAGACGTATGAGGGCGGCGGCGAGTGGTACTCGCTCGACATCGACTACACGCGGATTGCCAGGATCCTCGCCGCGCAGCAGTACCGCGGCTACGTGTCGCTGGAGTTCGAGGGGAAGGCGCCGGCCGAGACGGCAGTGCCCAAGGCGATCGCGCAGCTGCGCGCGGCGTTCAAATAG
- a CDS encoding cysteine desulfurase family protein: MPAAPIYLDYHATTPVDPRVFGAMAPYFMEVFGNPASTSHRVGLQARAAVEQARQRIATAVGAASPREIVFTSGSTESNNLAIKGVARICRQRGRHVVTAATEHKCVLNACKALRDEGIDLTILPVATDGRLSVDAVEAALRPDTILVSLMHANNEIGVVHDLAAIGALCRARGVLFHTDATQSFGKLPVDVRSLQVDLLSMSGHKMYGPKGVGALYVRTPCALAPQLDGGGHEGGLRSGTLNVPGIVGLAEAVALAVEDLEHDRRTQQALRDRLWMALRAAFPDVLLNGPDPVAMPDARLPNNLNVSLAGPAGDALLAALGDDVCVSTSSACTSATGEASHVLTAIGRAPGLTNLRISVGRPTTDAEVDAVIAAIERAAALKM; this comes from the coding sequence ATGCCAGCAGCACCCATCTACCTCGACTACCACGCGACGACGCCCGTCGATCCCCGTGTGTTCGGCGCCATGGCGCCCTACTTCATGGAGGTGTTCGGCAACCCGGCGAGCACCAGCCATCGCGTCGGCCTGCAGGCCCGCGCCGCCGTGGAGCAGGCGCGCCAGCGGATTGCCACCGCCGTGGGGGCGGCCTCGCCGCGCGAGATCGTCTTCACCTCCGGCTCCACCGAGTCGAACAACCTCGCCATCAAGGGCGTGGCCCGCATCTGCCGGCAGCGTGGTCGCCACGTCGTGACCGCCGCGACCGAGCACAAGTGCGTGCTCAACGCCTGCAAGGCGCTGCGCGACGAGGGCATCGACCTGACGATCCTGCCGGTGGCCACCGACGGCCGGCTGTCGGTGGACGCGGTCGAGGCGGCGTTGCGCCCCGACACGATCCTCGTGTCGCTGATGCACGCCAACAACGAGATCGGCGTGGTGCACGACCTGGCCGCGATCGGCGCGCTCTGTCGGGCGCGCGGCGTGCTGTTCCACACCGACGCGACGCAGTCGTTCGGCAAGCTGCCGGTGGACGTGCGGTCGCTGCAGGTGGACCTGCTCTCGATGAGCGGGCACAAGATGTATGGCCCGAAGGGCGTCGGCGCGCTCTACGTGCGCACGCCCTGTGCGCTGGCGCCACAACTGGACGGCGGCGGGCACGAAGGCGGCCTCCGGAGTGGCACCCTCAACGTCCCCGGCATCGTCGGCCTGGCCGAGGCCGTAGCCCTCGCGGTCGAGGACCTCGAGCACGACCGGCGCACGCAACAGGCTCTCCGCGACCGACTGTGGATGGCGCTGCGCGCGGCGTTCCCCGATGTGCTGCTCAACGGGCCCGACCCCGTCGCGATGCCTGACGCGCGGCTGCCCAACAACCTGAACGTCAGCCTCGCGGGGCCTGCCGGCGACGCGCTCCTCGCGGCGCTGGGCGACGACGTGTGCGTGTCGACGAGTTCGGCCTGCACGTCGGCGACCGGCGAAGCGTCGCACGTGCTCACCGCCATCGGTCGCGCGCCCGGCCTGACCAACCTGCGCATCAGCGTGGGACGCCCGACCACCGACGCCGAGGTCGACGCGGTCATCGCCGCCATCGAGCGGGCGGCTGCCCTTAAGATGTAG